One window of the Anguilla rostrata isolate EN2019 chromosome 13, ASM1855537v3, whole genome shotgun sequence genome contains the following:
- the LOC135238130 gene encoding blue-sensitive opsin-like yields the protein MRSVPRQQELPEDFYIPIPLDTNNITALSPFLVPQDHLGSTGLFMSLAVYMFLLFAAGTAINVLTIACTAQYRKLRSHFNYILVNMAVSNLLVSSVGSSTAFYSFANRYFVLGPIGCKIEGFLATLGGTVSLWSLAVIAFERYLVICKPIGNFAFKGPHALAGCAITWVIALSAACPPFFGWSRYIPEGLQCSCGPDWYTIGNKYNNESYVIFLFCFCFILPFSIIVFCYSQLLFTLKSAAKAQEQSASTQKAEREVTKMVVVMVLGFLVCWLPYASFALWVVLNRGEAFDLRLATIPSCLSKASTVYNPVIYVFMNKQFRSCMMKLIFCGRNPFGEEEESSSQVTQVSSVSTSQVSPS from the exons ATGAGGTCAGTTCCACGGCAGCAGGAGCTCCCAGAGGACTTCTACATCCCCATCCCTTTGGACACCAACAACATCACCGCCCTCAGCCCATTCCTGGTCCCTCAGGACCACTTGGGCAGCACGGGGCTGTTCATGAGCCTGGCCGTCTATATGTTTCTCCTCTTCGCTGCTGGCACGGCCATCAACGTCCTCACCATCGCCTGCACCGCCCAGTACAGGAAGCTGCGGTCCCACTTCAACTACATCCTCGTTAACATGGCCGTGTCAAACCTTCTGGTGTCTTCCGTGGGCTCGTCCACCGCGTTCTACTCCTTCGCCAACAGATACTTCGTCCTCGGGCCAATCGGCTGTAAGATCGAAGGCTTCCTGGCCACACTGGGAG gTACGGTGAGCCTGTGGTCCCTGGCAGTGATTGCCTTCGAGAGATACCTGGTTATCTGCAAGCCCATCGGAAACTTCGCCTTCAAGGGCCCCCATGCACTCGCTGGCTGTGCCATCACCTGGGTCATTGCACTGAGCGCAGCCTGCCCTCCGTTTTTCGGTTGGAGTCG GTACATCCCAGAGGGCCTGCAATGCTCCTGTGGTCCTGACTGGTACACCATAGGCAACAAGTACAATAACGAGTCTTACGTCAtcttccttttttgtttctgcttcaTCCTTCCGTTCAGCATCATCGTGTTCTGCTACAGCCAGCTTCTCTTCACACTGAAATCG GCTGCCAAGGCTCAGGAGCAGTCCGCCTCCACGCAGAAGGCCGAGAGGGAGGTGACtaagatggtggtggtgatggtgctgGGCTTCCTGGTCTGCTGGCTGCCGTACGCCTCCTTCGCCCTGTGGGTGGTGCTGAACCGCGGGGAGGCCTTCGACCTGCGGCTGGCCACCATCCCGTCCTGCCTGTCCAAGGCCTCCACCGTCTACAACCCCGTCATCTACGTCTTCATGAATAAACAG TTCCGCTCCTGCATGATGAAGCTGATCTTCTGTGGAAGGAATCCAtttggggaggaggaagagtctTCCTCACAGGTTACCCAGGTGTCCTCTGTTTCCACAAGTCAGGTGTCGCCCTCCTAA
- the LOC135238127 gene encoding synaptophysin-like — MDVVNQLVATGQFTVVKQPLGFIKILQWVFAIFAFATCGSYSGMLKMSVECKNRTESDLSIEVEFEYPFRLHQVYFDAPTCKGGNPERLFLVGDYSSSAEFFVTIGVFSFLYSMAALAVYLFCLEKYRLNCKGAQIDFVVTCVFTFMWLVSSAAWAKGLSDVKTATDPERVVTLISACEQEENRCREIHDPVVSGLNTSVVFGFLNLILWAGNLWFVFKETGWLAAFTHYPPPSQEKQPAPESFGQQQDPYAGPQGGYQPEYSQQGGGGGYEGGDYGQGYVQQGAPTSFANQM, encoded by the exons GTTTTTGCAATCTTTGCTTTCGCCACGTGTGGGAGCTACTCTGGGATGTTAAAAATGAGCGTGGAGTGCAAGAACAGGACGGAGAGTGACCTCAGCATCGAGGTGGAGTTTGAGTACCCCTTCAG GCTCCATCAGGTGTACTTTGACGCCCCAACGTGCAAGGGGGGTAATCCAGAACGGCTCTTCCTCGTGGGCGACTACTCCTCCTCGGCAGAGTTCTTCGTCACCATCGGTGTCTTCTCCTTCCTGTACTCCATGGCGGCCCTCGCTGTGTACCTCTTCTGCCTGGAGAAGTACCGCCTAAACTGCAAGGGGGCTCAGATT GATTTCGTGGTGACGTGCGTGTTCACCTTCATGTGGCTGGTGAGCTCGGCGGCCTGGGCCAAGGGCCTTTCGGACGTGAAGACGGCCACCGACCCCGAGCGCGTGGTCACCCTCATCTCCGCCTGCGAGCAAGAGGAGAACCGCTGCCGGGAGATCCACGACCCCGTCGTGTCCGGACTCAACACCTCCGTG GTGTTTGGATTCCTCAACCTGATCCTGTGGGCGGGGAACCTGTGGTTCGTGTTCAAGGAGACCGGCTGGCTGGCGGCCTTCACGCACTACCCCCCGCCGTCCCAGGAGAAGCAGCCCGCGCCCGAGTCCTTCGGCCAGCAGCAGGACCCCTACGCCGGCCCCCAGGGCGGGTACCAGCCTGAGTACAGCCAacagggcggcggcggcggctacgAGGGCGGGGACTACGGCCAGGGCTacgtccagcagggggcgcccaCGTCGTTCGCCAATCAGATGTGA